In a genomic window of Muntiacus reevesi chromosome 1, mMunRee1.1, whole genome shotgun sequence:
- the LOC136167409 gene encoding olfactory receptor 2L3-like, with the protein METYNWTSNDFILIGLFSPSIIGLFLFIFIALIFLMALFGNLSMILLIFLDTHLHTPMYFLLSQLSFIDLNYISTIVPKMASNFLFGNKSISFIGCGIQSFFFLTLAVAEALLLTSMAYDRYVAICFPLHYPIRISRRMCVLMIIGSWIMGSINSCAHTTYALHIPYCRSRAINHFFCDVPAMLTLACIDTWVYEYTVFVSTTLFLVLPFIVIACSYGRVLFTVYRMNSAEGKKKAYSTCSTHLTVVTFYYAPFVYTYLRPRSLRSPTEDKALAVFYTILTPMLNPLIYSMRNKEVMEALRRVAQRLCSVKM; encoded by the coding sequence ATGGAAACCTATAATTGGACATCAAATGATTTCATCTTAATTGGATTGTTCTCCCCTTCAATAATTggcctgtttctttttattttcattgctcttattttcttaatGGCATTATTTGGCAACCTGTCAATGATCCTTCTCATCTTTCTTGACACGCATCTCCATACACCAATGTATTTCCTTCTTAGTCAGCTCTCCTTCATTGACCTAAATTACATCTCCACCATTGTCCCCAAAATGGCCTCCAATTTTCTGTTTGGAAACAAGTCTATCTCCTTCATTGGATGTGGGATTCAGAGCTTCTTCTTTTTGACTTTAGCAGTTGCAGAAGCATTGCTTTTGACATCTATGGCTTATGATCGCTATGTGGCCATTTGCTTTCCTCTTCACTATCCCATAAGAATCAGCAGAAGAATGTGTGTGCTGATGATAATAGGATCTTGGATAATGGGCTCTATCAACTCCTGTGCCCACACCACATATGCCCTCCATATCCCTTATTGCAGATCCAGGGCCATCaatcatttcttctgtgatgtCCCAGCCATGTTGACTCTGGCCTGCATTGACACCTGGGTCTATGAGTACACAGTATTTGTGAGTACCACCCTATTTCTTGTGTTGCCTTTTATTGTTATTGCTTGTTCCTATGGCCGTGTTCTCTTTACTGTCTATCGCATGAACTCAGCAGAAGGGAAGAAGAAGGCCTATTCAACCTGCAGCACCCACCTCACTGTGGTGACTTTCTACTATGCACCCTTTGTTTATACATATCTACGTCCAAGATCCCTTCGATCTCCAACAGAGGACAAGGCTCTGGCTGTCTTCTATACCATCTTAACCCCGATGCTCAACCCTCTTATCTACAGCATGAGAAACAAGGAAGTAATGGAGGCATTGAGAAGAGTAGCTCAGAGACTCTGCTCTGTGAAAATGTAG